Genomic segment of Candidatus Nomurabacteria bacterium:
AAAACCAGACATTTCGAGATCTCCATAAAGGGTTTGTAGACGAGTTAACTGAAAAAGGTCGCTCAGAGTCGACCGTTATAGCCTACGCCAAGGATATCGAACAGTTATTAAATTTTCTAAGTTCTAAAGGTACGACAGGCATCGACAGTATTACTATAGATGACCTTGAATCCTTTAAAACGGATCTTCAAGAAAACAACTACACTCCAAAAAGTGTTTCTAGAAAGATCAATAGTACTCGTACTTTCTACAAGTACTTGTTGGAGAGTGGAAAGATCAATGATAATCCCGCTGAAAAGCTCGCACACCCAAAATTTGATGTAAAGCCTCCTAGAGTTCTTTCTGAGATGGAGTACAGGGCGTTGAGAGATGTAAGTCGGGTTGATGTCCGATTATATTCCATAGTTGAGCTTCTACTACAAACAGGCATCCGGATCGGTGAGCTTGCAAACCTGAGCCTGGAAGATGTCAAGGAATCGAAATCAGGCATCAGATACATATACATCAAGAATCAAGGAAGCCACCCTTCCAGGAAGGTTCCTTTAAACAATTCAGCATATCAAGCTATCCAAGACTACCTTAAAGTACGACCTGAATCCGACGATGACACACTCTTTATCACAAAAAACGGTCGACCTCTTCTTGTCAGAAATATCCGAACTGCGATAGATAAAGCTTTTGAGAAATCAGGGATCAAAAATGCAAAAGTAAATGACCTAAGAAATACCTTTATAGCTCATCACCTTGCAAATGGAGTAAGCTTGGTAACAGTATCAAAACTTGTTGGACACAAGAGATTATCTACCACAGAAAAATATCTAAACCTGATCCGTGCTGAAAAAGAAGATCAGGAAAAGAACCTCAAAGAACTTTGATCACTCATCACCCGGTCTAGTGTATACTAATACTTGTATAAATATATGAGCTAGGTTAACTTCTATCCTTGAGTCGATGGCAGATGATATCAACAGCTATTGGTTCCCTCACCCAGATATTCTCAGATTAGCTTATCAGCGAAACAGAAGTCGCTTTCACGGAATAGATCACGTCCTCAGAGTATGGATATATGCGATGTACATCGGGCGTTCATATTACGCTGATAAAATTGACCTTGATGTACTTAGCGCTGCTTCACTTTTTCATGATATCGGCAGAAGGAACGACCTAAAGGATCCAAAACATGGGATCAGATCTGCAACTTGGGTCAACGAGATATTGCCAGCACTAGCACCTGAACTGCTAGATAGCCAGATCGAGATGATCAAGGTATTATGCAGACTCCACAACCTTCCTGACAGTGATCTATCCTCCTTAGAATTAAGGATACTTAAGGATGCAGATGCACTAGATCGCTATCGCTTACCTACAGGGAAGATAAAAGCGGATTATATTCGTCTTCCTGAAACCCATGAACTGATCGAATTCGCAAAAGAATTCCATGCTGACTGGCGTTCTATACGTCAAGAGGAAAAGGACCCCTTCAACATCATGATCATTACCTTGAGAGATTCTGATCGCTTATCTAACCTACTTCCAAGCCAGGTCAAAAGTAGAACCGAAGTACAAATTACCCGGAGATACCTGAATAGATACCTTAATAATGTCGAATCAACACTTACAGATCTGGATTCATCAAGCAAGAACCTAATCCATAGATTGAACAAGGGAACTCTGCGATTTAAAGATCTAAGGACAATAAAACGGAGGCTCGAACTATTGGTAGAACAGACTAAAGATTCTCCATCACCAGTACTTCATGAACTCTTTGTGCAAGCCGCTCGAACTTCGATCTCTCAAAATATGCGACTTGGTTTGACTGACCAGACGATCCACTTTGCACTCAAAGGTTTATACCGAAAATTATATGACAACGTCTCAAAAGAACCGCGCTGTGAATTTGAGATCCCAAATAGTGACCTATATCAGCTTATCTCAGTAGAGGCCATGATCCCACACAGACATGTCCAGAGGGCTGTTGTAGAGCACCTTGCTTACTGTAGGGAATTCCAAAAATTGATAATGTTACTGGCTTTTACCGATCTTCAAAGTAAGCGGTTGTTCCTGGAAAGTTTTGGGCGAAGATATCGACTTTACCAACGCCTACGATTCTCATTCCCAGAGGACCAGGTGTCTTGGCAGAAGTGGCTTTGGGTCGTTGCGGTGGAACGATGGATCAGAAGTGCTGTCAGGTTACTTGATGATGGAGATACCGACAGAGCCAAGCATATGCTTGATTATATTCTGAAATTCATCGAACAGATCCTTGAAAAGATCGAGCTAACACTTCCTCAACTCACTGAGATAATTTCATATCTGAACGATCTCGCCGAGATAGATGAAAAACATGACGAACTAGATCTAGAGGTGTGTCGGTGTTCGAGATTGTGGCAACAAGATTTTGGTACCCTAGGGGGTATGAATGAGTTTCCTGGTGCACTCGTAAACCAAAATCTCGATATATTCAATCTGTATGATGGAAATTCGCTGAATTCTAGTAGGCATCTTATCGAACTTGAGAGATACCTGCTCAGGTGTTCAAAGCGTGGGGAAAAGATAGATCTAGTAGTACGTAACTACCTTCTACCATCTCACATGAATCTTGAGCTGAAGTATTCGATATCACAAGAAATCCTTAGTGAATTAAAAGATACCAAGATAAAAGACCTTGTACTTAAGCATACTGCCACATCTCTACAAGAAAAAAATATCCATGATATCGCTCTGATCATGCGAAAAGAGAATTCGGAACAGAACCTCAGGCGAGTACTTGAACCCTCAAAATACCGTGCTCTGGTAAAGACCAAAAAGAATTATAAGATCATGTCATACATTTCTGATCTATCGATCCTCGAAGGGATAATTAAAAATGGCTCTACAATCCTCTCCATGTGGAATATACTCTCATACAAAGACCGTTCTTTCATTATCAAGCATAGCTATGGTACAAACTACAATCGACGAACGAAATATCGAGGAGTACTCCAAAGACATATGCTCATTAGAAGACCCAACATCTTAAACGACCATGTATATTATGGGGCACTTCAAAACCTAGATGATATTTTTGCAGACCCTGGTATATTAGGACACATACCCTCCCCTACAGATCTTTTCACTTCTTATAGGTATGGCAGTGTTGTACTAGTTTTCAAAGATGAAATCGTAGAGAGGACACTGTTCGTATTATTAGACTCATTCTGGGAACACCGAAGTTATCCTATGGCATACGAAGAGGCAAAGTATCTGTATGAAAAATTGCGTGACAATCCTATTAGAACCTCATTAGAAACTAACCCTGTGAGTATTATCAACTCATATGTCGAAGCAAATATCCTAAAGGGTGTTTCGTTAGCAGATGTTGAAATGGTTCTCCTTCCAGTAAAAGATCTTAAGAGAAAGCATAGGATCATCCAGATGGTAAATGCCCAATACCCTGATATCGAATTCCGAGGTATATGAGATAGCAAAAATCGAGCACATACGCCTTATACTGTAAATCCCAGTTACACCACGCATACGGCATATATCAACTCTACTTCATACATATAGAGATCGCGTGCATTAGAAACTCGGAGTTTAACAGCCCTACTTTATGCAATATATCTACGGCATTTTCGGAATATGCCCCATTTTCATTAGACTATATGTACATATTGGGCATACCGTTGTTGGATATGAGATGGTGGGCGAGGGTGGAATCGAACCACCGACATCGGCTTTATAAGAACCGCGCTCTAACCCCTGAGCTACACGCCCTTTTACTAATTCACGCAATTTTACCCCATGAGTAAGTCATTTACAACAAATTGATACGCTCAGACCAATATTTCTTCCGACAATTTCAGATAAATCTAATTTATTGGAGATATTCTTTAATTAAGGAAGTACAATATTCCCCCAATAATGTGTTCGAGTTGCCAGTAATTTGGGCTTAGGTATGGTGGTCTATAGATGTAGATGAATTTTGGCTATCTTTTTCTGTAGCTTCGGAAGAAACTTGTTCTGTAAGGAAATTGACTATTTTTTCAAGGTTCTGTTAAACTGAACATGTAAATCATACTAGTTCCTGATGAATAAAAAGAATACAAAAGTAATTGTAATTGCAGTTTTAGCCTTAGCAGGGCTATTAGGAATCATAGCAGTTGGTACCGCTATGTACTATTCTAGCATCGATGATGTAACCCCAGATACGACAGGTGCAAGCCTAGGACAGAATAAGTGTAATGAGATCTCTTTAAAAATTCCTGGTGAAGTTGAAAATTCATGGGTGAAGCCTCCTGCAGGCGACCCGATAAATATTGACCAAGATGTCCTTATTGGAGCAGAATTCCAAACAGCAATACTTGAATCTACAGGTAAACCTGAGGTCGATTTTCGAGAATTTCACTTCACTATCAACAATAGTGACGAGCTTGAGTATGTAGTAAAAGTAGATGACCCGGACAATCCTGTAAGATCTGAGACGTTAGCGGGATTCATGATTTACTATCCAGAATTCGTTTTTAGTGATTGGGATAAATTACCCGAAGGAACTACTTCCCTTACAGTATCTGTCGTACCATACGGTGAAGCACTTGACGGAGAGTTAGAACCGATAACTCGTGTGCTGTCATGCCTTCCTGGAATCTTTGAATTATCCCTAGAAGCTCCTGACCCATCACAACAAACTTGTGTTGCTGCTGGAGAGACCCAGACCGACTTCTGTGCAAATATCAATGATGGAGAAACCTGTAAAGTTCCAGTTCCTGACTGTTGTGAGGGGTTGGTGAAAGTAAATAACTGTTCGATCCCGAACATAGATGACCAATGCTTGGTCGAAGTTCCAAACTGCTTTATCTGCTTAACAAATATCTCTGATAGTATCTGTGATGAAAAAGAAGGTGAAAACGTTTGTAACAGCCCTAAAGATTGTGCTATCGAACCGGAACCCGAACCAGAACCCGAACCGGAGCCCGAACCAGAACCCGAACCACAACCCGAACCACAACCTGAGCCACAACCCGAACCTGGTCCAGAACCAGGCCCCGAGCCAGGAACCGATCCTGATCCTAGTGGAGAACCGATCAATGAAACTTCGGCATTCACCGTTTCAGTATCCGGAGCTACGTGTGTAGAGAGGGTTTCTCCCAATGACCGGGTGAATCTCAGGATCGTCATAACAAATACCGACAGTAGCTATGAGGATCTACTTCAGATAGTAAACAAACTGCCTCTTGGATTCACATATGTGGCAGGTTCATCCGTGATAAACGGAATACAAGATAATGCGAATGCATATACAGAAGTTCAGACGATCGGGAATTCTCAAGAGATCACTTGGTCAACAGAGGATGGTTGGTCCATTGCAGCAGGAGATACTATGACTATAGAATTTAGTGCATTAGCCGGCCCTAATGCCTTGACAGGTGATGTTCAAAACGAAGTTGTGATAACACCTCTGAATAATCCAGTTGACGCTTCCTCTTTAAGAACAGAGCTGGTTTTCAGCGTCGCACAAAGCTGTACGACACCTCAAACAGCGATATTCGGCGAATTACCTACCAAGATCATTGCAGGATTTGGAGCGATCCTTATCGCTTATGCAATATACGCTACATCTGTAGGAGAGAAAATCGCAGAGGATCTGCTCACATCCACACCGGCAAGACTTTCAACTTCAATCGCAGAATCCCTGCGAATGGCATACTTAAGGATCACCAATCCTCGTGAATACTTCGAAAGGAAGTTCCGCAAGAAGGAGAAGATCACCCCGTCCCGCTAACTTATAGTACGAGGTGGGATATTGTAAACAGTCATAGTAAAGCGCAGTGTTCCGCTCCGTCCTTCGCACTATAAGTTAGCGGGACGGAGCTTTATCGGATTCCCATCCTCCCCATACCTGATCTCATCTGAAATGATAGAAACATAATAGATCGTTTGTGGCTTCAAATCCTTTATCACTACACTATGATCGGTTGATGGCAGAAAACCGCCATCACTACTCGCAATCGTGCCATTCTTATCCTGTACAGTTAATGAATATCTAACATACCCTGTACATTCATCAGCTGTCTTCCAATTCACCATCACAGAAAACCTTGACGGAACTATCTCTAGTGAATGAGGCGTACAACCCCCCACATTATCTGCACCTTCTACCTGAACCGTATCCCTGACAAAGAAATAAAGGAACGGAACCAGAAGGATCACAAGGAAAATTGTACTAAAGCTGGTCAACTTCTTCACTGTTTTCGAGTATTAATAGATAAAAACTTTCTTGGACAACATTGTTCCCATCAGATATTGACAGCACAACCCTCTGCGTATCGCTCTGACCAAAGGCAGGAATACCTGAAAGAACTAGCTGGGTATCATCAAACTGCATCCAAGTAGGGGCTGATATCACGGTGACTGACAACTGATCATTAGGCGTATCAGAGTCCACAACCTTAAGGAAATACCGAAACTCCTTTCCTACTATAGCACTCTTTGGTGCAACAGAAACAAGATGTGGAAGACCCGTAATGATACTGTAAGCAGACTGATCATCCAGAAGAACATCTCCTGCTTTAGTTCTTGGGTCGAGTTGCTCATCTCGTGAAAGATAGGCAAACCCTATCATTAAAAAACTGATCAGAGGGAAGCCTATCAAAAATATCTTTTTTCTCAAACTATCAGTCATATGTATATAGTAACAGCCTTCGGGCTACTCAACAAGAAGATGCTCCATTTGAATATGAATTATCTGATCAGTTAAATATCAACATCCATTGGAAATCAGTTTGGGTCGAACTTCATACTTAGCAAATTTAATGATCGGTAATGTTATAGATCTAAGAAGTCGAAACTTTCTGGAGCATCTCCGCGAAGAGCAAATACATCAGGTGCTGGTTCTAGTCGATATCTTACCGTTTTATCTCAAAAAAACATGTTCGATCACACCGCAACGGTTTACAAAAAAATCCAATCCCTATATAATCTCCCAGAATTTAGCTATATTTTCGATCTTATGCCAAATCTACAAGCCTCGATCAAAGATCTGAGACAAAGTAAAAAGAGAACAGCCAACAACAACAGGATTCGCAGGAGACTAAAGGATTCTGTAAAGAGCTACAAGAAGGCGATCGAGTCAGGTGACGCAAAGACTGCAGAAGAGAATCTTCCTAGAGCACAAAAAATGCTAGACAAAGCAGCCAAGCGTGGTATCATTAAGAAAGGCACAGCATCAAGGAAAAAATCGTTGCTGAGCAAAAAACTTAACGACCTGACTGCCCCCGATGTCAAAGTTACTAAATAGAATGCTTAAAATCTCGTTCCTGCCAGCTGCGATAATGATCGTATCTAAGGTCTTTGGATTATATCTTGCGATCGTCGCTTACGATATGCAAATATTCATAGACAATGAGATACAATTCCCCTTTACAGTGCAGTTGCTCATCAATGAAAGAGATAATGTTATCTTGGCCAACTCAATTTCTGACCTAGTACTTCTTTTGGTCATGACTTCTATATGTGCATATATCTACCTCAGATTTACCCTTTATACGCGCTCTGCCGATGACCCTAGAACCATCGTCAAGCTAACAAAACTAAATCTGGTCAAATGGATAACTGATAAAAACAGTGTTTTTCTAAAGGTTTTTGTGTGGGTCCTTTTTCTGTTGGCGAGCGATGCAGTGATTATTGCGAATACCTTAAGGGGCGAAACTTATTCTTGGATCGGTGTTACAGCTTTTGTTACTGGAATATTGTTCATGTGGGCATTGGTACGAACATTTGAGATGGAGATCGAAAAACTGTACCCTACTGATAAGAACAGTCTATACTAGAATATGGTCAAACGAGAGATAAAACGACAATTGCAGAGATATGGCACTTACCTCGAGCCCTTCGAGCTGTTGCTTCTGATCGGGATATTTGTCATTCCTATAATGACTTTGTTCAACCTGACACCGCAGTACGGATCTCCTGATGTACCACCTGATAATGTGCTTGGTGTGTCCACAGATGGACATGTTAGGATCCAGGACATCGGAGGAAGTCATGAATTTATTACAAATGAGCGTCTTCTTGGTATTGATACTTCTTCCTACCACTATTACACAACATTGATCAACAGAGAGTCTGGTATTTATGCAAAGCCTATACTGCAGGTGACGAATCCTACTGATTCTGATATCGAGATAACTTTTTCTGTGAAATATTCAGTTGAGCAATCTTCTCAGATCGGGATTTTGAAGGATAATACAAATTACATCATCAAGGATAAGGAAGGTTTTACATTTCCTAGAAGTTTTACTGTTGCATCAGGCGAATCTGCGATCTTTAGTATTGATGTGAGGAATGATGTGAATATTAATTATTCGGAAG
This window contains:
- a CDS encoding fibronectin type III domain-containing protein, which codes for MKKLTSFSTIFLVILLVPFLYFFVRDTVQVEGADNVGGCTPHSLEIVPSRFSVMVNWKTADECTGYVRYSLTVQDKNGTIASSDGGFLPSTDHSVVIKDLKPQTIYYVSIISDEIRYGEDGNPIKLRPANL
- a CDS encoding HD domain-containing protein — its product is MADDINSYWFPHPDILRLAYQRNRSRFHGIDHVLRVWIYAMYIGRSYYADKIDLDVLSAASLFHDIGRRNDLKDPKHGIRSATWVNEILPALAPELLDSQIEMIKVLCRLHNLPDSDLSSLELRILKDADALDRYRLPTGKIKADYIRLPETHELIEFAKEFHADWRSIRQEEKDPFNIMIITLRDSDRLSNLLPSQVKSRTEVQITRRYLNRYLNNVESTLTDLDSSSKNLIHRLNKGTLRFKDLRTIKRRLELLVEQTKDSPSPVLHELFVQAARTSISQNMRLGLTDQTIHFALKGLYRKLYDNVSKEPRCEFEIPNSDLYQLISVEAMIPHRHVQRAVVEHLAYCREFQKLIMLLAFTDLQSKRLFLESFGRRYRLYQRLRFSFPEDQVSWQKWLWVVAVERWIRSAVRLLDDGDTDRAKHMLDYILKFIEQILEKIELTLPQLTEIISYLNDLAEIDEKHDELDLEVCRCSRLWQQDFGTLGGMNEFPGALVNQNLDIFNLYDGNSLNSSRHLIELERYLLRCSKRGEKIDLVVRNYLLPSHMNLELKYSISQEILSELKDTKIKDLVLKHTATSLQEKNIHDIALIMRKENSEQNLRRVLEPSKYRALVKTKKNYKIMSYISDLSILEGIIKNGSTILSMWNILSYKDRSFIIKHSYGTNYNRRTKYRGVLQRHMLIRRPNILNDHVYYGALQNLDDIFADPGILGHIPSPTDLFTSYRYGSVVLVFKDEIVERTLFVLLDSFWEHRSYPMAYEEAKYLYEKLRDNPIRTSLETNPVSIINSYVEANILKGVSLADVEMVLLPVKDLKRKHRIIQMVNAQYPDIEFRGI
- a CDS encoding tyrosine-type recombinase/integrase translates to MAEVQNQTFRDLHKGFVDELTEKGRSESTVIAYAKDIEQLLNFLSSKGTTGIDSITIDDLESFKTDLQENNYTPKSVSRKINSTRTFYKYLLESGKINDNPAEKLAHPKFDVKPPRVLSEMEYRALRDVSRVDVRLYSIVELLLQTGIRIGELANLSLEDVKESKSGIRYIYIKNQGSHPSRKVPLNNSAYQAIQDYLKVRPESDDDTLFITKNGRPLLVRNIRTAIDKAFEKSGIKNAKVNDLRNTFIAHHLANGVSLVTVSKLVGHKRLSTTEKYLNLIRAEKEDQEKNLKEL
- the rpsT gene encoding 30S ribosomal protein S20; amino-acid sequence: MFDHTATVYKKIQSLYNLPEFSYIFDLMPNLQASIKDLRQSKKRTANNNRIRRRLKDSVKSYKKAIESGDAKTAEENLPRAQKMLDKAAKRGIIKKGTASRKKSLLSKKLNDLTAPDVKVTK